The genome window TATGATATCTCAGATTTCTCTTTTTCTAACCATTCAATGATCATTTCAATGAGATTAATCTGAATTCCAGAAAAATACCCTTTGTACGTTGTCAATTCAAGCGCAATTTTATTTTCGGAAAATTTAATCAGATGGTTTTTGGCGGCATTTTCCACCTGGCGATTGATTTCCGCGAGCCAATCCTGCAAAATTAACGATTGGCGCAAAAATGGCGTCAATTCACCGAGCTGAAATTGATCCTGAATAACGGGCAGCAATTGCCGGCGAATCCGGTTGCGCAAAAAGCGTTCATCATCATTTGTGGCATCTGTCCGAAACGTTAGCTGATGTTCGGTTGCATACGCTTCGATCTCCCGGCGATGGGCAAATAACAGCGGCCGGATAATATTTTTTCGCCGAAGGCGAATGCCAGCCAATCCCGAAACGCCGCTGCCCTGAATCATCCGCATGAGCATTGTTTCCGCCTGATCGTTCAGATGATGCGCCGTTGCTATGACATCGTAACCCTCTGTTTTTGCACAGTTTTGGAGAAAATTTTCGCGAAGGTTCCGGGCTGCCGCTTCCAGCGAAAGCCGATTGTTTGTCGCAAAATTTTGGACATCGCCGCGATCGCAAAAAAACGGGAGATTGTTTTTTTCTGCCAAATCCCGGACAAATTGTTCATCGCCATCTGCGGCTGCACCGCGCAATTGGTGGTTGAAATGCGCAACCCCGATTTCGATTCTGAAATATTGCTGCCATTCCAGCAGCAAATGCAGCAAAACCACCGAATCCATCCCGCCGCTGATCGCAACGAGCAGCCGGTCACCGGACGAAATCAACCGGTGTTCCTGCACAAAATTCAAAAACGCATATTTCAGGGATTTATTCATTGGACAAGGTGGGGTAAAAGTCGGGCAGCAAAAAGCTGCAATTTAAATATTATCAAATACTTACTTTTGCAATTGAAAATTGAGCCGGGAAATTTCTGAATTCCGAAACACCAAAAATGACAGTGCCTTATTTCTACTTTTGTAGCTGACAGAATTTGTTTACTGAAAGCCCGGAGATTCCTGCATTCGCAGGAATGACAACATTTGAGCACAAATGTGAGCAATCGCTCTGTTATTTTTCCAGCACACCGACCAATTTAAGCCTAATTTTCACCGGACCAAAGCAGAATTGCGATCCGTAACGATCGATTCATCAGATCTGTTCAACCGTCAATCCGCTGGAAACGCGCGGCTGGTAAATCGTTGCATTCGTCAAATCGTGAATCCTGGCAATGTTTTGCCATGCGTCCATGACGCGCTCCTCTTCGCCGGGATGGGTGAGTGCAAATACAGAACCACCGCCGCCTGCACCGGTCAATTTGGCACCGAGCGCACCGTTTTGCATCGCCGTGTCGATCAGCAAATTATTAGCCCAACCGGCGCCGTCGGAAAATCCGCAGTAGGTCATCATTTCATCCACAATTTGGTGGTTGCGAACCATTTGCTGACCGACAGTTGGCAAATCGTCCTGCAATAATGCGTATTTGCCTTTCCACGCTGTTTCCCACGCCGCACTCATAAAGCGAACCATCGGTGGCATTTCCCCGCCGGATTGCATCCATTGATTGTATTCCTGCAGATATTTCGGGCGCATTACGCCGTGAACGGAACCGGAGTTGTGCAAAATCCCGCTGGAAACCGCCACCAGCGGAATGGATTCCACAAACGGTGTGAGGTTTTCGATGGTTGCCAGTGGCTCGTTGTTTAATCCGTGATGAAATGCTTTTCCGCGAAAATCCATATACGCTATGCCGCCAAATATTGGCAGATAGCGATCCGCAAATCCGCATGCGATTCCCAATTCAAGCGATTCCACCTGCTGCGTGAGTTCCGCTAAAATGTAGTCGTTGTGCTTTAATGGATTCAATTGGTAGAAAGCCCGAAGCCCGGCTAACGTCAGTTGGATAAACAGCGACGATCCGCCCAATCCGCTTTGCCGGGGCACATCCGAACGGATGGCAATGTTGAATCCGCCCTGCCGAATTTTCTCGCGGAATTCGGCACTGTAGCTGTGCAACCGATTGATTGCACCGGCGATCAAATCCAATTCTCCGCCGTATGGCAACGGGATTTCCGAAACCGGATATCGATATGTTGCAAATGGCGTTTGTGCGGTTCCCGATTCATATCCTTCGAAACAGATATCATCAGCAGCCGCAATCGTGGCACTGGCGTAAATGTCAACCGCCATTCCCAATACGGCAAAATCGCCTTCGTTGGCATCACCGGGATTTCCGAGCAGGTTAATTCTGGCAGGTATTTTGAGTTGGTAACACATTGTTCACACTGTATTTATCGCACAATAAAAATTATTCGGAGACAAAAGAATACCGTCGCCAAAAGTAAGGGAAAAACAGGAAATATCAAATAAATTTTAGTAACTTAGTAGCGGAGTGCTGTTAAGATGTTTAATAAATTTTATCTGCAAATGAGGAAAAAATGACATCCAAAGAACGCATGCGCCTTGCCATGAATTTGCAACAACCGGATCGCGTGCCGGTGATGTGCCAACTATCGCTCGGACATTATTTTTTACATTCCGGCGTCGATCCGATGGCGATTTGGTACACATCCGAAGGTTTTGCCGAAGCGCTCATCCGGCTCTGCAACCGCTATCGATTTGACGGGATTTTGGTAAATCTGCCCGGACGGGAGCCGGATTTTGCCAAACACATCCAATCGATCGGCGAAATGCACGGCGAGAAAAAAATCAATTGGAAAAACGGTAATTACACCATTTTCCCAAACGACGATAACCCACATTATTATCAACAAGATGGCTCACGTTTTTTTCCGGAATTTGATGCGGTTGATCCCGATGAATTATTTTACATCGATCCGTGGGACATCACCGATATCACCTATCCGTTCACCTGGGGATTCGACGAAAAACCGCGCCCGTTCGACGATTTTTTCCCGGAATATCATTTGGACACGATCAAACAGGTTACCAAACAGGTTGGCGATTCGCTGTCGATTCACTCGGAAATTTTTTCGCCGTGGTCGCAATTTCTCGAATTATTGAATTATGAAAATGCGCTGATGGCGATCATCATGTCCCCCGAGAAAGCCAAAGCTTGTCTGGAGCGGTTAACGGCGGGTGCGATTGATTTGGCACGACGGCAGGCTGAATGCGGTGTCGATGCCATTTTACTGTCATCGGCGTTTGCCGGGGCGGGGCTGATTTCCCGCGATCACTACCGCGAATTTGTTTTCCCGTATGAAAAGCGGATTGCAGAAACCATCACAACTGAGCTGAAAATTCCGGTTTATACGCACACTTGCGGCAGTATCGGCGACCGGCTGGACCTGATGCTCGCCACCAAAACATGCGGTGTTGATACACTCGATCCGCCGCCGCTCGGAACCGTTGAACTGGCGGATGCCAAACAATTGCTTACGGGAAAAGCGTTTATCAAAGGAAATTTAGATCCTGTAAATACAATGCTTTACGGCAACTTGGAAACCGTTCGGGAAGCAGTGGCGGAGCGCATCCGCATCGGAAAAACCGGCGGCGGTTACATTTTGAGCACCGCATGTTCCGTTGCGCCAAACACACCGCCGGAGAACATCGAACTGCTGACATCGCTCGCCGAGGAATTGGGGAAATATTGAATCCAACGT of Calditrichia bacterium contains these proteins:
- the tilS gene encoding tRNA lysidine(34) synthetase TilS; translated protein: MNKSLKYAFLNFVQEHRLISSGDRLLVAISGGMDSVVLLHLLLEWQQYFRIEIGVAHFNHQLRGAAADGDEQFVRDLAEKNNLPFFCDRGDVQNFATNNRLSLEAAARNLRENFLQNCAKTEGYDVIATAHHLNDQAETMLMRMIQGSGVSGLAGIRLRRKNIIRPLLFAHRREIEAYATEHQLTFRTDATNDDERFLRNRIRRQLLPVIQDQFQLGELTPFLRQSLILQDWLAEINRQVENAAKNHLIKFSENKIALELTTYKGYFSGIQINLIEMIIEWLEKEKSEISYNQFLGLNRWLESPSNGSSFALTSQIAVFRDKKYLCFEKSAFASPVFAVLVPGELLTLPDHDFTIRMDWVDKNDGIKNPDPHIEFLDASRFSFPVIIRNWQPGDRFRPLGLAGSKKIKDFLTDSNIRSAQKKRTLVMDNQGEIAVVLGVRISELYKITDASHTFLKIEIRKI